Within Streptomyces roseirectus, the genomic segment CCGAACAGTCCTGGCACCACCCGGAACCGGCCCCCACCGACCGCACGACCACCCAACTCCGCGCCCCCCTCACGACGTTGCCGGTGAGAGAGGTGGGCGGCCCGACGGAGGGCAACTCGTGGGGGCTGGCGGGGTACAGGGGGCCGTCGAAGGCGAGGGACGCCACCAACGCGGGCACCTCCAACGCGGGCGCCACCGAGGCGAGTTCACCCGCGATCCCCGGCAACCCCGCCACACCGCCCCCACCCGCCCCGTCCACTCCCACCGAACCCGGCGCTGAAGGCCGCGCTGAAGGTGGCCCCCGCCGCTGGCTCACCTTCGCCGCCGCCACCGCAGCCACCCTCGCCCTCGCCACCACCGCCTTCCTCCTGACAGACACCGGCCCCACGACCACCCCGGCCGCCGCCACCAACTCCCCCTCCCCGTCGACCGATTCGCGTACCCCCCTCCCACCGGGCGTGAAGTGCGCCGGCACCACCTGCACCGGCGAGGACGCGGAGACGATGGGCTGCGGAGGCCCCCTCGCGACGACGGCCGAGCGGACGACCGTCGCCGGCACGGTCGTCGAGGTGCGGTACAGCAGGACGTGCGCGGCGGCATGGGGCCGGATCCTCCGGGCGGGCCCGGGGGACACCGTCCAGGTGAGCGCGGGACGCGACCGGCAGCGCGGGGACGTCACCGTCGCGGGGGACACGGACGCGTACACGCCGATGGTGGCCGTCCGGGCGGCCCGGGACGCGAGGGCGTGCGCGGTACTGGCGTCGGGGGAGCGGGGCTGCACGCAGTAATCCGGGCCGCAACGCCATGGTGCCGGGCGGCACGCCACAGCCGGGGGCCGCACGCCATGGCCCGGGGCCGCACGCCGTAGCCAAGGGCCGCACGTCGTACTCCGGGGCCGCACGGCGTAGCCAGGGCCGCGTGCCGTACTCCGAAGCCGCGAGGAACAGTTCCGGAGAACCCGCGTTTGCCCGCCCCACTCCGGGGCACGCGAACAGCAACCCCACGGGAGTTCGGCTCGCCCGGCCGAACAGCCCGTCCTGGCGACCGCCGGTCACTCCTCTCCCGGACCGGCGGTCGCTGTCTGCCGTGCGCCCCGTGAAACACCCCCACCTCACCCCGTCCCAAGATCTGTGGGCTGGGCCACACAACCCCGCGCGTCCGGCATCCCGGATGCGCGATAGCCTGACCGCGGATTCTCTTGATGCCGAGAGATCGATCAAAACCCCGGGGCAGGGACGCCCCACCGCCAGCTGTCATACGGAGAACGCCATGACCCGCACTCCCGTGAACGTCACCGTCACCGGCGCGGCCGGCCAGATCGGTTACGCCCTGCTCTTCCGCATCGCCTCCGGCCAGCTGCTCGGCGCGGACGTGCCGGTCAAGCTCCGCCTCCTGGAGATCACCCCGGCGCTGAAGGCCGCCGAGGGCACCGCCATGGAGCTGGACGACTGCGCGTTCCCGCTGCTCCAGGGCATCGACATCTCGGACGACCCGAACGTCGCCTTCGACGGCACGAACGTCGCCCTCCTGGTCGGCGCCCGCCCCCGCACGGCCGGCATGGAGCGCGGTGACCTCCTCTCGGCCAACGGCGGCATCTTCAAGCCGCAGGGCAAGGCGATCAACGACCACGCGGCGGACGACGTCAAGGTCCTGGTCGTCGGTAACCCGGCGAACACGAACGCGCTGATCGCCCAGGCCGCCGCCCCGGACGTCCCGGCGGAGCGCTTCACCGCGATGACGCGCCTCGACCACAACCGCGCGCTGACGCAGCTCGCGAAGAAGACGGGGACGACGGTCGCGGACATCAAGCGGCTGACGATCTGGGGCAACCACTCGGCGACGCAGTACCCGGACATCTTCCACGCGACGGTCGCGGGCAAGAACGCGGCCGAGGTCGTCAACGACGAGAAGTGGCTCGCCGAGGACTTCATCCCGACCGTCGCCAAGCGCGGCGCGGCCATCATCGAGGCCCGTGGCGCGTCCTCCGCCGCGTCCGCCGCGAACGCCGCGATCGACCACATCCACACGTGGGTCAACGGCACCGCCGAGGGCGACTGGGTCTCCATGGGTATCCCGTCGGACGGTTCGTACGGCGTGCCGGAGGGCCTGATCTCCTCGTTCCCGGTGACCGCGAAGGACGGCGTGTACGAGATCGTCCAGGGCCTGGAGATCAACGAGTTCTCGCGGGCGCGGATCGACGCGTCGGTGAAGGAGCTGGAGGAGGAGCGCGAGGCGGTGCGTGCGCTCGGCCTGATCTGAGGCTCAGCCTGTTCTGATCAGTTCTGATCGAACCTCGGCCCCTGGGTGACCGTAACGGCACCCGGGGGCTGTCGTTTTCGGGCCGCCTCGATCATGCAGGTCTGCGGCGCGGCCCGCTCGGGCACCGTAGACGCATGCGCGATTTTCGGGACAGTGCGCCCTCCTACCTCACCTTCCGGATCACCCCGCAGGACGGCCCCCTCGCGGCGTTCGCGGAGCAGGAGGCGACGGCGGCGATGAAGCGGTATCCGGAGGTCATGGGGCTGGGGCTGCCGCAGTTCTTCCCCACCCGTGAGTGCGAGACCGGCGGCTGGGAGATCCTGACCTGCGGCGCCGGCACGCCCCAGGGCGCCCGCGACTCCCTCGGCAGCCACTTCCGGGGCCTCGCGAAAGAGGCGGAAGAGGCCGGGGACGAGAAACTGCGCCGCAAGTGGATGGCGGCGGCGAAACGGATGGACCGGGAGGCCGTCGACGAGGTCCGCGTGCTCGGGCAGCGGTTCCGGATCGCTCGCACAGGGCGGTTCATCCGCATGGGGCAGGCCGGGCCCGAGCCGCCCCGCCCGTCCGACAAGGACATCCCGGACGTCGGCATCGCGGACAAACTCGCGGGGGACGACGTCGGCCACGTCATCGACTCCTACACGTCCACCGGGCTCTCCGACGGGCTCCTCAAGGTCGAGCTGCTGAGCCTCATCGGCGTCCCCTCCGCCGACGCGCCCCCCGAGATGCGGGCGGAATCGGAAGCGGCCCAGATCAACTACCCCGGCGGAGTTCTCCTCCCCCCGGTCTTCATCATCTCCCAACGCCAGCACGGCCGTTGGACGACCTTCCACCCCGAGTCGTCCTACTCCACCCCCCAGGGCGCCCGCGACTCCCTCGCGATGTACCTCCGGGTGACGGGCCCCTGGAGCCTCGGCCTGGACGACGAAACGAAGGCGGCCTGGGCAGCCCGAGCGGACCACCTGGACGAAACCCGAGCGGACGTCCTGCTGGTGGACGACATCCGCTACCGCGTCACCCGCGTCGAACGCATCGTCCGCATGGGCCCCGACGGCCCGGAAGGCTCCCGCCCCTCCGACTACGACCCCGAACCCCCCATCGACGTCCAGGTCCGCCAGCTGAAGGAAGAGGGCCTGTGGGAGGAGAACGACGACGCCCCCGTTGAACTCCCCGAGGGCGTACCGGACATCTTCCGCATGCAGGCCATGCTGGAAGCGGAACGCGACCGCCAGCGGGAGTGGAGGAAGGCGCGGGGGATGCGGGAGTTGGACTGAGGGACCACACACCCGCCGCCGAGGGTGATGTTCGCGTGGGCGGTGGTCCCGGCGGAGATCTGGCGCCAGATCAGGTTCCAGGGCCTTCCTGGAGACGGTGGAGCTCGGCGAACAAGGAGTCCTGGTTGAGGAGTTCCTGGTAGGTGCCGGTTTCGGTGATCTTTCCGTCCCGCATGACGATGATGCGGTCGGCTGTGCGGGTGTTGGCGAGGCGGTGGGTGATGACGAGGGCGGTGCGTCCGGTGGCCAGGAGGCGGAAGGCGTTGAAGACCTGGTGTTCGGCGCGGGCGTCGAGGGCGGCGGTGGGTTCGTCGAGGATGTGGACGGCGGCGTCGGCATGGAAGGAGCGGGCGAGGGCGATGCGCTGCCACTGGCCTCCGGAGAGGTCGTGTCCGCCCCACCAGGAGCGGGCGAGGGAGGTGTCGAGTCCGTGAGGGAGGCGGTCGAGGACGTGGTCGGCGCCTGCGGCTGCGGCGGCGTCGTGGATGGCGGTGTCGCCCAGGGGGTGGGGGGTGCCGAGGGTGATGTTCTCGCGGGCGGTCAGGGGCCAGCGGGTGTAGTCCTGGGGAGTCATGGCGACGTGCCGCCACACGTCGGCGGGGGCGGCGTCGGCCAGGGGGGTGCCGTCCCAGGTGACGGTGCCGGTGTCGGGGAGGTAGAGGCCGGTGAGGAGGTGGACGAGGGTGGTCTTGCCGGAGCCGTTCTCTCCGACGACGGCGACGATCTCGCCGCGTTTGAGGTCGAGGTCGACCTGGTCGACGGCGGGGCGGTCGCTGCCGGGGTAGGTGAAGGTGAGGTTGCGGGCGCTGATGACGGTGGGGCCTTCGGGAGGCAGGGGGCGGGTGCCTCGGTGGGTGCGGTGCTGGGCGGCTTCGTCGAGGAAGGCAGACCAGTCGTCGAGGTGCAGGCCGGTGCGGAAGATACGGGCGGCGGCGCGGGTGAGGGTGGTGAGGGCGGCGGTCGCGGTGCGCAGCGCGAACAGCGCGGTGCCGGCGGCTGCGGGTTCGAGACGGCCGGTGGTGACGAGGAGGGTGAGGGCGGCGAACGCGGCGAGGAGGGTGAGGGCGGAGAGGGTGTCGCCGGCGAGCTGGACGCGCAGGCCGCGCAGCGCGGCCGTGACCGCTTCGGTTTCGAGGCGGTCGGAGACCTGGCGGTAGCGGGCGGACAGGAAGGGGCCCATGCGGGCTGAGCGGATCTCGGCGGCGGTGTTGCGGTCGGTGCTGTAGCCGCGCAGGGTCGCGCGCAGGCGGCTGTCGGAGCGGGCGGCGGTGACCGCCGCGTGTTCCAGGCGCGCGGCCCGCAGCGAGGCGTACGCGCGGGGGACGGCGGTCAGCAGCAGGAGGGCGACGAGGAGCGGGTCGAGGACGGCGACGACGGCGGTGACGGCGGTGAGCTGCGCGAGGACGGAGATGCCGCTCTGGACGTCGAGGACGAGGTCGCGGGCTGACTCGGCGCCCTTGCCCGCCGCTTCCAGGCGGTCCTCGAAGCCGGGGTGTTCGTAGGCGATCAGCTCGACGCGGGCGGCGGCGTCC encodes:
- a CDS encoding ATP-binding cassette domain-containing protein, whose product is MTEPLPAAVGPAPVMRLADDQPASLGLAATARRLPAVLARTLRLAWHADRRALTTMLAAQTAAAALAALALTATTALIGAALDAAGAYDRHEPLGPLLRDAAAPAAWVAGALAAAALADTAARAAAARLSPRVFREADLRVLDAAARVELIAYEHPGFEDRLEAAGKGAESARDLVLDVQSGISVLAQLTAVTAVVAVLDPLLVALLLLTAVPRAYASLRAARLEHAAVTAARSDSRLRATLRGYSTDRNTAAEIRSARMGPFLSARYRQVSDRLETEAVTAALRGLRVQLAGDTLSALTLLAAFAALTLLVTTGRLEPAAAGTALFALRTATAALTTLTRAAARIFRTGLHLDDWSAFLDEAAQHRTHRGTRPLPPEGPTVISARNLTFTYPGSDRPAVDQVDLDLKRGEIVAVVGENGSGKTTLVHLLTGLYLPDTGTVTWDGTPLADAAPADVWRHVAMTPQDYTRWPLTARENITLGTPHPLGDTAIHDAAAAAGADHVLDRLPHGLDTSLARSWWGGHDLSGGQWQRIALARSFHADAAVHILDEPTAALDARAEHQVFNAFRLLATGRTALVITHRLANTRTADRIIVMRDGKITETGTYQELLNQDSLFAELHRLQEGPGT
- a CDS encoding malate dehydrogenase, which translates into the protein MTRTPVNVTVTGAAGQIGYALLFRIASGQLLGADVPVKLRLLEITPALKAAEGTAMELDDCAFPLLQGIDISDDPNVAFDGTNVALLVGARPRTAGMERGDLLSANGGIFKPQGKAINDHAADDVKVLVVGNPANTNALIAQAAAPDVPAERFTAMTRLDHNRALTQLAKKTGTTVADIKRLTIWGNHSATQYPDIFHATVAGKNAAEVVNDEKWLAEDFIPTVAKRGAAIIEARGASSAASAANAAIDHIHTWVNGTAEGDWVSMGIPSDGSYGVPEGLISSFPVTAKDGVYEIVQGLEINEFSRARIDASVKELEEEREAVRALGLI
- a CDS encoding DUF5954 family protein, with protein sequence MRDFRDSAPSYLTFRITPQDGPLAAFAEQEATAAMKRYPEVMGLGLPQFFPTRECETGGWEILTCGAGTPQGARDSLGSHFRGLAKEAEEAGDEKLRRKWMAAAKRMDREAVDEVRVLGQRFRIARTGRFIRMGQAGPEPPRPSDKDIPDVGIADKLAGDDVGHVIDSYTSTGLSDGLLKVELLSLIGVPSADAPPEMRAESEAAQINYPGGVLLPPVFIISQRQHGRWTTFHPESSYSTPQGARDSLAMYLRVTGPWSLGLDDETKAAWAARADHLDETRADVLLVDDIRYRVTRVERIVRMGPDGPEGSRPSDYDPEPPIDVQVRQLKEEGLWEENDDAPVELPEGVPDIFRMQAMLEAERDRQREWRKARGMRELD
- a CDS encoding helix-turn-helix domain-containing protein; amino-acid sequence: MPRWSALPDELDARAAEFVVHMRRSVDRSGLSLTALAERTGYSRTSWERFLDGRLLAPRRAVDALAEATGTSPVHLTTLWELAEQSWHHPEPAPTDRTTTQLRAPLTTLPVREVGGPTEGNSWGLAGYRGPSKARDATNAGTSNAGATEASSPAIPGNPATPPPPAPSTPTEPGAEGRAEGGPRRWLTFAAATAATLALATTAFLLTDTGPTTTPAAATNSPSPSTDSRTPLPPGVKCAGTTCTGEDAETMGCGGPLATTAERTTVAGTVVEVRYSRTCAAAWGRILRAGPGDTVQVSAGRDRQRGDVTVAGDTDAYTPMVAVRAARDARACAVLASGERGCTQ